The region GTTATTCCAAAAAACTCCATTTTAGTTTGGtacaattacaaaaattcgcatccaaatatacatatttcctAAGTGACACAAGTAATGTTATTCAGCTGTTTGATTTGACCCAATATTTGTAGAGTAGGTGTTGTTTTTCCAGCCACCTCCGACTGTGTTCGTGTCGTACAATATAATTCAGGCGTTCCAATATATTTCTCAATTGGCACAGTATTACTCCCATAATGAAGACGACcatataaaaataacgattttttaaatctatagTACCTACGAATTCACAGCCTGTCGgtaattttctttccaaaaGAGCACATGATGCTCATTTGTTTTACAAATACAAATAAACACATAATGATGGTTCAAACGTACAGAATTTATACATTTAGCATTCCCAGTTGTCGGGACACAGCTGATTTGggatgtgaatttttctatactattgcaaaaaaaagagttgtacattaaaattttcttgttaCACTAATTTTTAGCCGCGTTCCTCATTGTAATGAAGCAATGACATACTGGAGTTAGAAAATTCATCGGACATCTTCTGGTCCATTGTAAAGACTGATGGACATTTCGGTTGGTATTGTTCGACCGCTTCTAACAGCGTGTCTGGATATCCCGGCGAATAATatctgaaataataaaaaccaGCTTCAGAATGAAATGTGTACTTCCCTCCATTTGTGAATCCCAAACAGCAAATTTATCGAGCAATGTCAGAACATATGCAGAGTGATAGAATAACTATGTAACATCTGAGGGAAATATTTTCCTGTATATAATAACTGTAAGCAGAAGGTAAAACCAGAGAGCAGCCATAACATAAAGAATCGCTTGGCGATCAGTTATTTGTTAACGTGTACCTCAGTTCATCATTTCATTGAAATAGCTTGAAGTggtgaaacaatatttttctttcatggTATTTGAATGTTGAATGATGGGTAAATATTTTACTATACATTGCAATTCCACATTTGGTTGTAAGTGCATACGTTTCAGTTTGCTGCTATTAGGAAACAGTACTGAAGTCATGTACAATTTACAGTGGGTAGGTGAGCCTACAGGtgagaatatacatatatccaaCACAGAGATATAGGCATATTGATCCATTGAATACTTATATACGGTTCTGGCACACACCAAACACCCAACAAATATGGTGGTTACTCCCAGTACTGCATATCAACTGCTCAATCTAAATAACAAGAACTCATGAGGAaccaatgaaaaatatatcaaagtATTCAGTTGATTGATATTCATATCTCTGCTTGACAATCAGCATGACTTTCCAACTAAATGTGAGTGGTTTCACTTCGTACTAAAATGTGACAAGCAACTGGTGTTTTCTTCTAGATGTTTAGCCATTTTCACTtgattaattgttatttttacgtcacttaatttgtttttcaggACAAACTAAGTTTCAACTGACGAtttaaattggttacaaaatcCAGATTACTCATTCATACAGTATGGATTCCTTGCAATGTAATTAGTAGCTTTACAAACCTCACAATTTCCTCAGGGAAACAGCAGTTAATGATAGTTATGAATTCTAGTAGCATTGAACCAGGTTCAGCTTGTATTTCCTGCACTTTTTTCAACCCTCCAGTGGTAACAAACATACGACGAGCTCTAGCATCATTAGGTAGAatctataattataaattcatttcttATCATGTTTGATTTGTGAAAACATAAATATGTTCAACATTATAGTCAAGTTACGACAAGAATCTCATAACTATTCTTAAATGAAAGAATGTCATAGCCGGTGGATTATATAAATAGCTAATTTCTTACATGATTTGCcaggaaaacaatttttacagtctaaatctaaataaaaatatatgcgAAGTAGAATTTCTACCAGTGGTTCCGTTGAGCCTGTACTTATTTATacttttcagtttttattaGAGTTAATAGATTTCATAGCATACATCAGCAGCGCAGAGAAAACAAGTTCATAAATCAATAGAGTTCCATTGAGTGGCCAAGTACCctaaattgttttaaattcttACGTATCTGTCACGTACGCATGTAAATATGTGGACAACAAATACGTATGTTGTGAGTCCAAAGCACAGCATGTATCGCATAAGTATTtcaatgtatatacatgtttaaTGATCGAAGTATGAGAAATCATTGATTGTGAGCTTGTATGACGGAGGTTTATATAATTGGCTCATTAATAACAATCATATAAGTTACATTACAACGTGAAAACGATAATAAGGCTTCCGAAGCCTGGTCAATAGTCAGTCTGAGTTCTTACACCTCGTATGTAACATTGCTTGTCCAGATTACAAAttgaatgtttcaattttctttgttGCGCCAAGATATTTATGTAACGTGGATATAGATAGAATCATTACCAGGTAAACATCTATCTAAACATGCCATGGCATAGTTTAAAagttactttaatttttttttctcgctctTGCACTTTGTCCACATAGTTTTTCACTCTCGCTATGTTCAGGCATTTCCACATtcgcatacatatatgtttgGTATGCATATGCACGGACAAATATGTAAGTAAGTATATTTACAtaggattaaaaaataatatattaatttccTCTCTCGCACCCTATGTACTAAAATAACtttattaaaataaacttTAGGACGGAAATGTTTTCACGCTAGCTTGTTGACATACAGAATTTTGGCAAGCACGAGAATTTAGCCTGGTTCATACTGTTTACCAAGGATCTAAATATATCTTCATGAAAAAATAGCCAATTgacttattttctttcattttcatttcagttGCAGCACTCAGTATAAGCTTGGAGGTCGAGAGATTCAGCGGCTCTGGTAACAACAGATGGATATATCCTCCTCTTACATTGAAACTTCATTAATTTCACAGAAAGTGCGTCAAGCAGCaagtcaaattgaaaaaaaatccaaataatGAAGAATAATTTATCCAGCTGTAAGAGTTAACGGTAAAAACATTAATGTGACTTATGTGATTTCTAATCAATTTTAATAGTGGCCGTTGTACGTGGATTTTGCAATTGATACAAATTTGTGAATATcttaaaataatttaacatGAAAGGCGAATGAAGTGATGGATTTGCCATTAAAAATTGACTCTAATACAAGCAGTcacgaaacaaaaaagatcGGGAAGCATTTCAAAGCTGGACAATAATCTAAAAAGTCAGCATTTGTGCGAACTAATAATCAATCActattaattcaaattttcttgttGACAATTCGTCAGAAACGTATTTTTCGTCAAGAATATATGTTCGCAGAAGGTCAGATAAACATTGTAAACACAACTCCCAGTTACGTgcctgaaaataattcaatgttgATTCTGAGATAAGATATAGTCGACAGAGTAATAAGCAAACTGAAATTAAAAGAAGGTAAATTGACGCAAATGAGGTTTAAGTATTCAAATACTCCTCCTACGAAGAAGCAGTGCTTATGATCAGACCGTTCTCTTGGATAGTATCCAGGTATAAAAGTACCGATAGCGTGCTAGGAAAGACAGTAAAACATCGCAGATACTGAATGAGTgacgagtgaaaaataacatGAACACTAAATGGCAGAGAGTCACATTAAACTAAAGgaatcaaaaacaaaatcaagaACCATTAAAAGTTTCcaagtaaaaaattagagtGAGGTCAAACAACAAGCCAGTGGAATTATATTAGCTTGGAATTGACCTCAAGTAATAAATACAAGCTACAGTGAGACGGAGTTATTAATTGTAAcagtatacacatatatgtatatatatatatactcaaaTGTGTAACATTGCATGAAGCATCGAAATAGCATCCACACGTCTTTAAATcttgaaaagtaaattttgcGGGTCCAAAATACTCCTGAAAGGTACACAGAGATTTGAagacataatttcaaaaatgataaataatcaGCATCGAGTAATTGTCAATGTTGGCGAGGCTCATGGCCATCAACCTGTAACGGCAAAGCCATCGGTAGTTTCGGTATCTAGTATAGACTCAGATGTAAGCGACAGAAGGGATGTACGAGAGGCTTTGTATTCTGGAATTTTCAGAAGGCACAGAAAAACGATTTTGGTATTGGGCAGCTTTTTGAAGATGCTAAGGGTAAATAGAAACATTAATACATACGCTAGCATTAAGGCGAACGACGAAGCTGATGAATAAGACGAAATACTATgaagaaatatcgaaattaGTATACATTATGTTATGGCAGTTGATTATCTGTTTTCACGAATATatagaaatattaaataaaggTTAAATGGCAAATTCGCTCCAGGGTCCTAACATTTCTGTGTGAAAATGCTGTctccaaaaacaaaaatgcgTCATGACAATTACTTCAAGTATTCAATGACAGAGCACCCTGTACTATCATACATGATACGTTTGGATTAGATAGAATTTTGCTACTCTAAGGGCACTATGCgcagagttttttttatcacctcaGACCTAAATAACGGAGCACATATAGCCATACCTACGATTACCTCTCTCTCAAAATTCATAATTCAGTAACGACAATGTTGACAGATCAATTTGACACTCGATGAATAAATAtctattatatacattttgtcaatttttttttttttcaattgagaACCCAGGGAACCcagatttcaattttctacacaAATGATTAATAACAATTAGTAGGTAAAGAACAAAGCGTATATAGAGTACAGTTTGTTTTCGCAGCCAGcatttttatagtttataAACGCCAAAGTAAATATACAATGAGTTTTCAGCATAAGTATATCATCTACGACTATAATTTACAGAGGCAGAAAGCAATGCCTATATTTATACTGAAATATGCCATAAATGTGAAGCGGAATGTgtatggaataaaatgaatcagCAGTACATGCAGTTGGCTAGGCGCCAGAAAAATATACGGCTCGAAAATAATCACAATGACGACTATTTTAGGCTTCTCATCACGAATATAGACAATTATGTATTGGACGCATTCTATGCCTTGGCAATAATAGTAACGTCTATACtaagaagagaaataaaatttaactaCACACGCTATATATGACAACAATAACATGACTATAATACTATGCACATTTACTATACATATGTGAGCAAGGTAATTATGAGCCATAGGAACAAAAGTCATGTTTTTCAATGTACCCCTTCTGGTATATCCATAGTTGTTCAAGCTTCAGCcctgatattttttcattgagtATTGTTAGCCGTAGTTAGAGTTGAAATCCTTATTTATCAAGTATACGACGCATATACCTTGCAAAATACAAAGCTACTATTCAATCAGTTCAAGTGAAAGTAACATAAGTCTGTAATGTCGCCACTTATTGAAATACATAACTacgaatttgtaaaaaaaca is a window of Neodiprion pinetum isolate iyNeoPine1 chromosome 4, iyNeoPine1.2, whole genome shotgun sequence DNA encoding:
- the LOC124217796 gene encoding uncharacterized protein; this translates as MINNQHRVIVNVGEAHGHQPVTAKPSVVSVSSIDSDVSDRRDVREALYSGIFRRHRKTILVLGSFLKMLRAYLDRMHALAQVFVIVTL